Part of the Deltaproteobacteria bacterium IMCC39524 genome, TGGGCCTCGACCAGGGTCTGCAAATTGCGGTAGAAAAGCGAGGAAGAAGATCGACACTTTCGGATTGGTCACGTTCATGATGATGCCGCGGCGATAGAGTGTTCCCAGGCTCTTCTGCTGGCCGCATTGCATGCGGATCTGTTCCGGTGTAGCGCGAAAAATCAGCCAGGCCAGGTAAACCAGGTAGCCGGCGCCAATGATCTTTAAGAGTGCAAACGCGAGCGTTGATGCTTGAAAAATAACAGAGACGCCGAAAGCCACGGCTGCGGTGTGAACGAGAAGACCTGTGCACAAGCCGAAGACAACGACCAGCCCGGAACGTTTGCCATGCAGGGCAGATTGTGTAAGCACGAAAACGTTATCCGGTCCCGGTGCAATGGCGAGCAGGGTAGAGGCAAGAAAAAAAGCCGAAAAGGTTTCATTGGAGAGCATAACGACCTGTTTCAGTTATCTAATAGAGTTTATGACCTGTAGGCCCAAAGCCAGCATCACCACGCCAAAGGTGCGGTCTATCCAGTGGCCGAGCTTCACAACCCTCTGACGAATAGCAGTGTTGGTGAAAAAACAGGCCAGGGAGGCAAACCAGAGCATTTGCAACACCATGATCCAGACACCATAGATCGCCAGATTCAGTAAAGGAATTTCCGGTGAGAGTATCACAGTAAAGAGTGAGAGGAAATATACCGGTGCTTTGGGGTTAAGGGCATTACAGAAAAAACCTGTTGAAATCATGCGAAAAGCCGAGTTGTTCGTCGCTAGCGGAATTTCCTGGTTATTGTCAGCTGAGTGATGCTTGGCTCGTAACCCTTTAATCCCCAGATATATCAGGTAACTTCCACCCGCCAGTTTGACGACCACCATCCATTCGACTGAGTGTGAAACGACGACTGCCAGGCCAGCGGCAGAATAAAAGATATGTATGGCAAGTCCGAGTGAAACACCCAGACTTGTAAGGACTCCAGCTGTCCGTCCATGGAGCAGGGATTGTCTTGTCACCAGGGCAAAATCGGGCCCGGGAGACGCTGCGGCCAAAAGGTGGACAAATGTAACGATGGTAAAGCCTTGCCAGAAATTCATATGCTTTCGTCTGAAAAATGTCTTGGATGAATTTTTTCTTAGCGTAAATATCTATCAGGTTGCCATCATATCCTCGCCATAGGCTGGGTGCAAGTTGGCATCATCTTGGAGACTCGACTTCTTGTCAAAGATCTACGAGCAACATATTGAGAAGAAGGTATAATGAACTGGAAGGCAAGATTGTTTTCGCGATGCTTTTGTCAAAAGATTTCTCTTGTCTATGCCTCGGGAGCATATTGAAGGGACGTTAAGGTGTCTGGGGGGCCACCAATGTTAAAAATCCTGTTGTCGATGACTTTTGTTTTTCTCTGGGCGCTGCCGGCTGTTGCCGGTCAGGTGTCTGGCATTGATGCGCTTTTTGACAATGAGAACAGGGAACAGATACAAATCCTTCTGGAAAACAGGAACTCTTCACCGACCTCGCTGGTCAATGTCTCACGGTTACTTTCCCACGATCAGATTGCCAAGCTTTATGAAAAAAGAGAATATCAGCCGGTCTGGTTTGATGGCTGGCGACTCAGGCCTGAAGCAGGGATTTTACTTGAATATCTACGCAATGCTGGCGTACTCGGCTTATGTGGCAATGAATACCTGCTGACTGAACTGGAGGGCTTGCTTCGTATTCAAACTGATTTTGCGCGGCACAGCCTGCCTCTAGCCCCTGCCAATCGCGCCGTTCTGGATCTTTTCCTCTCTCAAGCTTTTCTGACTTACGCTACGCATATGGTTGAAGGGCAGGTCGATCCAGCCTTGGCCCATGTTGACTGGCGTGCCAGACGACGTAAGGCTGACCTGTTAAAGCTGCTTGATTATGCGACCAGGAGCCATCGCATGGAGCAGGTTCTTGAAGGCTTGAGCCCTCCTCATGAAGGTTATCGCCTTCTGGTTGACACTCTTCAACAGTATCAGGAGCTCTCTGCTCTCGGCGGCTGGCCCGAGATTCCTTCCGGTGCATCAATTCGTCCTGGCGGTCACGATGAAAGGTTGCCTTTATTACGCACGCTCTTGTTGAAAACCGGAGATCTTGCCGAATCCGTGACCACGACGACTGATTACGATGCCGAAACGGAAGAGGCGGTACGCCTCTTTCAATTCAGGCATGGGCTGGTCGATGACGGAGTGGTCGGTCCTAAAACCTTGGAAACTCTGAATATTCCCGTTGAAGAACGGATTCGTCAGATTGAATTGAATCTTGAGCGATGGCGCTGGATGCCGAAAAGCTTTGGTAAGCGCCATATCAGGGTGAATGTTGCCGACTTTTCGCTTAAGGTCGTTGAGGATGACGAAATAGTGCTGCAGATGCCGGTGATCGTCGGAACCCGGTACCGCAAGACCCCAGTCTTCTCTTCACGTATGACATATCTCGAGTTTGCTCCTTACTGGACTGTCCCTCCGACGATCCTCAGGGAAGACAAACTGCCAAAGATAAAGCGCAATCCTGCTTATCTCGAAGAAAAGCATTTTCGGATTCTTTCACGGCAGGAGAAGGGGGCGTTTGTCGATACAGAGGGGATCGATTGGGACACTGTTGAGGCGGAGACTTTCCCGGGCCTGTTGCGCATGGAGCCAGGACCGTGGAATCCTTTGGGGCGTGTGAAATTCATGTTTCCCAACAGGTTCAACGTTTATCTGCACGATACCAACGAGACCTATTTGTTCAGCAACAATGTCCGTTCCTTCAGCTCTGGCTGTATCCGGGTCGAAAGACCACGAGAACTTGCTTATTACCTGCTGGAGAATGAACTTGGAGCAGAGCGTCTGCAAGAACTTTTCGAAGCGACGACCCCGGAACAGGTTCCGATCAAACCTTTGCCAGTACATATCCAGTACTGGACAGCCTGGGTTTCCCCGGAAGGGTTGACCCATTTCAGGCGTGATGTCTACTTTCGG contains:
- a CDS encoding L,D-transpeptidase family protein; the encoded protein is MLKILLSMTFVFLWALPAVAGQVSGIDALFDNENREQIQILLENRNSSPTSLVNVSRLLSHDQIAKLYEKREYQPVWFDGWRLRPEAGILLEYLRNAGVLGLCGNEYLLTELEGLLRIQTDFARHSLPLAPANRAVLDLFLSQAFLTYATHMVEGQVDPALAHVDWRARRRKADLLKLLDYATRSHRMEQVLEGLSPPHEGYRLLVDTLQQYQELSALGGWPEIPSGASIRPGGHDERLPLLRTLLLKTGDLAESVTTTTDYDAETEEAVRLFQFRHGLVDDGVVGPKTLETLNIPVEERIRQIELNLERWRWMPKSFGKRHIRVNVADFSLKVVEDDEIVLQMPVIVGTRYRKTPVFSSRMTYLEFAPYWTVPPTILREDKLPKIKRNPAYLEEKHFRILSRQEKGAFVDTEGIDWDTVEAETFPGLLRMEPGPWNPLGRVKFMFPNRFNVYLHDTNETYLFSNNVRSFSSGCIRVERPRELAYYLLENELGAERLQELFEATTPEQVPIKPLPVHIQYWTAWVSPEGLTHFRRDVYFRDLDLDVALTEPAYRVIDHLEVNIGMRLVKK
- a CDS encoding LysE family translocator is translated as MLSNETFSAFFLASTLLAIAPGPDNVFVLTQSALHGKRSGLVVVFGLCTGLLVHTAAVAFGVSVIFQASTLAFALLKIIGAGYLVYLAWLIFRATPEQIRMQCGQQKSLGTLYRRGIIMNVTNPKVSIFFLAFLPQFADPGRGPISLQMVALGGIFITATILVFGAMALIGGALGEWLNRSERAQRVMNWTAGTIFVGLALKLVTAER
- a CDS encoding LysE family transporter, which gives rise to MNFWQGFTIVTFVHLLAAASPGPDFALVTRQSLLHGRTAGVLTSLGVSLGLAIHIFYSAAGLAVVVSHSVEWMVVVKLAGGSYLIYLGIKGLRAKHHSADNNQEIPLATNNSAFRMISTGFFCNALNPKAPVYFLSLFTVILSPEIPLLNLAIYGVWIMVLQMLWFASLACFFTNTAIRQRVVKLGHWIDRTFGVVMLALGLQVINSIR